In Aliamphritea ceti, a single window of DNA contains:
- a CDS encoding TraK domain-containing protein — protein sequence MMRTKISRWLTPSLIAMSLSGVLLSQASYADVELPIVPASVMMQSATANPPVLSNTGSTDAPTTLLMTPGVNELIPVALGHLNRIVTPFESPQVRTTSDAQTQIKGNVVYVATDKESPVSLYITPPSQEAPALSVTLVPRRIPPREITLAIDGQQWPIKGVVNRKAATWETAQPYVDSLRDLLRRLALNELPQGYDIRLASLGDTSPKCFQPGIKFGFKQGQIVTGHYFTAYVGLVESFADEPIEASEIACHAPDIVASAYWPRNILLPGEKTELYVVVRNHREEPVESQRPSLLVGGK from the coding sequence ATGATGCGAACCAAAATTAGTCGATGGTTGACACCAAGCTTAATCGCAATGAGCTTAAGTGGCGTCCTGTTATCTCAAGCGTCGTATGCAGACGTGGAATTGCCAATTGTGCCAGCCAGTGTGATGATGCAGTCTGCTACTGCAAATCCACCGGTTCTAAGCAATACGGGTTCAACGGATGCACCAACAACACTACTGATGACACCGGGGGTTAATGAACTGATCCCTGTAGCACTTGGGCATCTGAACCGGATTGTGACGCCGTTTGAATCGCCTCAGGTGAGAACAACCAGTGATGCTCAGACGCAAATCAAGGGGAATGTTGTATATGTGGCCACGGACAAAGAATCACCGGTTTCACTTTACATCACTCCGCCTAGTCAGGAAGCGCCCGCATTATCAGTCACCTTAGTACCTCGTCGTATTCCACCGCGTGAAATCACCTTAGCTATTGATGGCCAGCAGTGGCCTATTAAGGGCGTCGTGAACCGAAAAGCCGCCACTTGGGAAACGGCTCAGCCATACGTCGATAGCTTACGTGATTTACTCAGACGCCTTGCACTAAATGAGTTACCACAAGGCTATGACATCCGTTTGGCCTCTCTGGGTGATACAAGCCCGAAATGTTTTCAGCCGGGCATAAAGTTTGGTTTTAAGCAGGGGCAAATTGTGACGGGACATTACTTCACAGCCTATGTAGGACTGGTTGAAAGCTTTGCCGATGAGCCGATAGAAGCCAGTGAAATAGCCTGTCATGCACCAGATATAGTGGCAAGCGCCTACTGGCCTCGCAATATCTTGTTGCCGGGTGAAAAGACTGAGTTGTATGTGGTTGTTCGCAATCATCGTGAAGAACCAGTGGAAAGTCAGCGACCTTCGCTTCTTGTGGGAGGTAAGTAA
- a CDS encoding TraB/VirB10 family protein, which translates to MAANVKLLSERNEQLRREVERLRRDVDSGRLSPGSPSIPSEVNAELARLRAELDDVRAGGDAAVEGTNSRFEVPLSAMELPKDEKPLPSNPDDYFANAPLPDPLYQQPANGQGTRARDVPLPPITIRMIEPEVVAEPDVVVQEAPPLYLPAGSIISGTLITGLDAPTHESARREPFPALLKIQKEAILPNRFRADIKECFLIAAGYGDLSSERAYLRGETISCVREDGGVIETRLDSYAVGEDGKAGIRGRLVSKQGQLVAKSMMAGFLQGLAGAFDVNPVPTIQTGNAGDTQLYQQVMSQEALQGAAIKGTGKALDRVAKFYLDMAENMFPVIEVDAARKIEVIVTRGASLSLATSQGVGARR; encoded by the coding sequence TTGGCTGCGAACGTAAAACTACTCAGTGAACGCAATGAACAGTTACGTCGTGAAGTTGAGCGCTTGCGTCGTGACGTCGATTCAGGACGGCTAAGCCCAGGTTCGCCTTCTATACCAAGTGAGGTCAATGCGGAGCTGGCCCGCCTTAGAGCGGAACTTGATGATGTTCGCGCAGGAGGTGATGCAGCAGTTGAAGGCACAAATAGCCGTTTTGAAGTGCCTTTATCTGCCATGGAATTACCCAAAGACGAAAAGCCTCTGCCGTCTAACCCAGACGACTATTTTGCCAATGCGCCGCTGCCTGATCCGCTCTATCAGCAGCCAGCCAATGGCCAAGGTACACGAGCACGAGATGTTCCATTGCCGCCAATCACGATTCGTATGATTGAGCCTGAAGTGGTTGCTGAACCAGATGTTGTTGTGCAAGAAGCGCCGCCTTTGTATCTACCGGCGGGCAGCATCATCTCAGGTACTTTGATCACCGGTTTGGATGCACCTACTCACGAGTCCGCAAGACGCGAGCCTTTTCCTGCATTGCTGAAGATTCAAAAGGAAGCCATTTTACCCAACCGATTTAGAGCGGATATCAAAGAGTGTTTCTTGATCGCCGCAGGTTACGGTGATTTGAGCTCTGAGCGTGCTTATTTGCGAGGCGAGACCATTTCATGTGTGAGAGAAGATGGTGGCGTCATTGAAACGCGACTGGATTCTTATGCCGTGGGTGAAGACGGCAAAGCCGGTATTCGTGGCCGATTAGTGTCGAAACAAGGCCAGCTGGTGGCCAAATCGATGATGGCCGGATTCCTTCAGGGCTTGGCTGGCGCATTTGATGTGAATCCTGTACCAACGATTCAGACGGGTAATGCCGGTGATACTCAGCTGTACCAGCAAGTCATGAGCCAAGAAGCATTACAAGGCGCTGCGATTAAAGGCACAGGTAAAGCATTGGATCGAGTGGCCAAGTTCTATTTGGACATGGCTGAAAATATGTTCCCAGTCATAGAGGTAGACGCTGCAAGGAAAATTGAAGTCATAGTCACTCGTGGGGCCTCGTTGTCATTGGCCACTTCACAAGGGGTAGGTGCAAGAAGATGA
- the traV gene encoding type IV conjugative transfer system lipoprotein TraV, protein MTTSMQNNLKHQSKQWSKAGLLLLAVGSTLLSGCSSLGLGSSEYGCPGMPDGVRCLSAREVYELTSNGAAPKTIDAVATRIGSPSGYSQSDLETGLLSHPALPETQQSAPIRIPSRVMRIWIAPWEDDRGDLNLSSYVFTEIEPRRWDIGVSAPRTVSPVLRPLQTQSDSASAGADGKRDNLSIYGETNE, encoded by the coding sequence ATGACGACATCAATGCAGAACAACCTAAAGCACCAGTCAAAACAGTGGTCTAAAGCTGGATTACTTTTATTGGCAGTCGGCTCAACCTTATTGTCTGGCTGTAGTTCATTGGGTCTTGGGAGTAGTGAATATGGATGCCCAGGTATGCCTGACGGTGTGCGCTGTTTATCCGCTCGTGAAGTCTATGAGCTTACCAGTAATGGCGCTGCACCCAAGACGATTGATGCTGTGGCGACTCGAATTGGTTCTCCCTCTGGGTATTCACAATCTGATTTAGAGACAGGACTGCTGAGCCATCCAGCATTACCTGAGACGCAGCAATCTGCACCTATTCGCATTCCTTCCAGGGTGATGCGAATTTGGATTGCGCCTTGGGAGGATGACCGTGGAGATCTGAATTTATCCAGCTACGTGTTTACCGAAATTGAACCGCGCCGGTGGGATATTGGGGTGTCAGCACCTCGAACGGTTTCGCCAGTGCTACGTCCACTTCAGACTCAAAGCGATTCTGCCTCAGCGGGAGCTGATGGTAAGCGCGATAACTTGAGTATCTACGGAGAAACTAACGAATGA
- the traA gene encoding TraA family conjugative transfer protein, protein MTNAVRTIQTQRLMTIGALGLMALMISEPSFAGTGGDAFTDVWDTLKDWTQGTLGRIVAGAMVLVGIVGGIARQSLMAFALGIGGGMGLYNTPTVVESVMSATLPVVASTQEVIGTTVPAISAVLLGT, encoded by the coding sequence ATGACAAATGCAGTTCGCACCATTCAAACTCAGCGCCTAATGACCATTGGTGCGCTTGGTTTAATGGCGTTAATGATTTCGGAGCCCTCATTTGCGGGCACCGGTGGTGATGCTTTCACTGATGTGTGGGATACCCTAAAAGATTGGACCCAAGGTACTTTGGGACGGATCGTAGCTGGAGCCATGGTTCTGGTGGGTATTGTGGGCGGTATCGCTCGCCAAAGCTTGATGGCCTTTGCCTTGGGCATTGGTGGCGGTATGGGTCTCTACAACACACCAACAGTCGTTGAAAGTGTTATGTCTGCAACTTTACCTGTCGTTGCCAGCACTCAAGAAGTCATTGGCACAACAGTTCCAGCAATCAGCGCCGTTTTACTGGGCACCTGA
- a CDS encoding type IV toxin-antitoxin system AbiEi family antitoxin codes for MSSKINWLVAHTSPGALVLQQWLTENGVSYSLAQKYAQNGWLKKLCSGVYYRPDAQGDRKPTWVDAIQALDVQLGVSVHLAGLSSLTHQGLSHYLQLNKEQVWICVKNKSSLPKWFREFPYQNWFYCGNHKLEVSPEKDLKRITVKEKELTVSCAELAAYEVVDAIGKLISFEHVAELFQGLVNLSPRKVQDILERSSSVQANRIFLFLGRYYDHQWVNRIDETRIELGAGKRQVVEKGRFDERYQITVPEILSVKKGEQHNG; via the coding sequence ATGTCATCTAAGATAAACTGGCTTGTTGCTCATACTTCTCCTGGTGCGCTAGTACTTCAGCAATGGCTGACTGAAAACGGTGTGAGCTATTCCTTGGCTCAAAAGTACGCGCAGAACGGTTGGCTAAAGAAGCTGTGTTCTGGCGTGTATTATCGTCCAGATGCGCAGGGCGATAGAAAGCCAACTTGGGTTGATGCCATTCAAGCATTAGATGTGCAATTGGGCGTTTCAGTTCATTTGGCTGGATTGAGCAGCTTAACTCACCAAGGACTGAGTCACTATTTACAGCTGAACAAAGAGCAAGTTTGGATTTGCGTTAAAAATAAGTCGTCCTTACCAAAATGGTTTCGTGAATTCCCTTATCAGAATTGGTTTTACTGTGGAAACCATAAGCTTGAAGTGAGTCCCGAGAAAGATTTGAAAAGGATCACGGTTAAAGAGAAAGAGCTCACTGTCAGCTGTGCAGAACTTGCTGCCTATGAAGTGGTAGACGCGATTGGGAAGCTGATTTCATTTGAGCATGTCGCAGAATTATTTCAGGGTTTAGTCAATCTTAGCCCTAGAAAAGTACAAGATATTCTTGAACGAAGCAGCTCTGTTCAGGCAAACCGAATATTTCTATTTCTGGGTCGATACTACGATCACCAGTGGGTCAATCGCATAGATGAAACAAGAATTGAATTGGGTGCAGGAAAGCGGCAGGTTGTCGAAAAGGGACGTTTTGATGAGCGATATCAAATCACAGTGCCAGAGATATTAAGCGTCAAAAAAGGTGAACAACATAATGGATAA
- a CDS encoding nucleotidyl transferase AbiEii/AbiGii toxin family protein, with amino-acid sequence MDKDSPYYKQVSLLIRMLPVVATETVFALKGGTAINLFVRDFPRLSVDIDLAYLPLEPRDEALINVRAALQRITDRINTQPDIRAAFQDNKADELRIVVSSPVATIKIEVSPVARGTLHSAEVMPVQESVEDEFGYAEIQVVSLPDLYGGKLCAAMDRQHPRDLFDVRMLLGSEGISREILVGFLTYTLSHPRPINEVMSPNWQPLNEKFQAEFDGMTFEKVECEDLASVRPMMLIELQKHFTERDHAFLMSFKRGQPDWAFFDYPNAADLPAIRWKLQNINKLAKNQAKHQEQLDKLKQVLDDWLVNANAE; translated from the coding sequence ATGGATAAAGATAGCCCATATTACAAACAGGTTTCCTTGCTCATAAGAATGCTTCCTGTGGTAGCAACAGAGACGGTTTTTGCACTTAAAGGTGGCACCGCCATTAATTTATTTGTGAGAGATTTTCCTCGGTTATCTGTAGATATTGATCTTGCTTATCTTCCACTTGAACCAAGAGATGAGGCTTTGATTAATGTCAGGGCTGCATTGCAGCGCATTACAGACAGAATCAATACTCAACCAGATATCAGAGCGGCATTTCAGGATAATAAAGCTGATGAACTGAGAATAGTTGTATCAAGTCCGGTTGCGACGATCAAAATTGAAGTGTCGCCCGTCGCCAGAGGTACATTGCATAGTGCAGAAGTAATGCCAGTTCAAGAGTCTGTTGAAGACGAGTTTGGTTATGCTGAGATTCAGGTAGTCAGTCTTCCCGATCTGTATGGTGGGAAATTGTGTGCTGCAATGGATCGCCAACATCCTCGCGACTTATTCGATGTGCGTATGTTACTGGGCAGTGAAGGGATTTCGAGAGAGATTTTGGTGGGTTTTTTAACCTATACATTAAGTCACCCTCGGCCTATTAATGAAGTCATGTCGCCAAACTGGCAGCCTCTGAATGAGAAATTTCAGGCAGAATTTGACGGAATGACTTTTGAAAAAGTTGAATGCGAAGACTTAGCCTCTGTTAGGCCCATGATGTTAATTGAACTGCAAAAACATTTCACAGAAAGGGATCATGCTTTCCTTATGTCATTCAAAAGAGGGCAACCTGACTGGGCATTTTTTGACTATCCTAATGCAGCAGACTTGCCAGCGATTCGTTGGAAGTTGCAGAACATAAACAAATTGGCAAAGAATCAAGCAAAACATCAAGAGCAATTAGATAAATTGAAGCAAGTACTTGATGATTGGCTTGTTAACGCAAACGCTGAGTAA
- a CDS encoding DEAD/DEAH box helicase family protein, translating into MALLRYANLGIHRPDILLSKAVSGLGDFYKYLDTTRKYLESTKAVKAIAWEKLDDAQSGVWIQLVEPADNCGDFEKNLKLFLDESTDTVYEASPARWKAVGSAARECPNCRSHGKPKMAYATEEHADEIASELGNGLSSYECPDGYGWHLTGKSQSNVGFNKSNAISVLDRNVENDSLLLDRLPDHDYLVIRPNTYQLKCQINALQSLQDTPSIHHLPLLRLFEGKDHAKWPNVPYDEHLFNDDYYVLTDGAREGTSQQREFVNIALNTPDFAFLEGPPGSGKTTAICELILQLIKRGKRILLCASTHVAVDNVLERMMSEENIYRDMVLPVRIGDKSSVSQKAKPWQLEEFVKTERTRLLKHLQQQPHISVSQKLLKSKVGEGKHIVERLVLEAANLVCGTTIGLLQHPDIKNKQSTSPIFDVMIIDEASKTTFQEFLVPAVLAKRWIMVGDPKQLSPYVDDEATEVNLQPCLQDSYQREACADIFSARQINIQKREVSLVCTDDEKTIEFYHQQAKAKNVLVASSKGPKTDLPYASVVLGSSAFIAQNANHLPLDMTTIRGLPALPKKLEMRLSAHSRLTRTKIKTESDSWESQLAWRLARMYEQRLNTESNGSSKTVNKLEEDIKALLPFDSEKDTFTAIDRVRRIALPSILESLQVGFERTEYQKQGTALSDGLPASVLEQRQIRLSYQHRMHPDIAEFSRVHIYHEKALQSPDGQAEKRDWGYRSGSHRCIWHDVKGRKGKEGEITAEVEEILKELSRFDSWAKSNPNVEKNQQKPWEVAVLAFYRAQERAIRRALRKWTGNHHGVRHFYRGEKSSPYIDIQICTVDRFQGHEADFVMLSFANNHPTSFLESPNRLNVAITRAKHQLIVYGNRPAMQKASGVLGTFASNSYWSTTIETESQEAL; encoded by the coding sequence ATGGCGTTATTAAGATACGCAAACTTAGGAATTCACAGGCCAGACATCCTGCTTAGTAAAGCAGTGAGTGGTCTTGGTGACTTTTATAAGTATTTAGACACCACTCGAAAATACCTAGAAAGTACGAAGGCTGTTAAAGCGATAGCTTGGGAAAAGCTGGACGATGCTCAAAGTGGAGTATGGATACAATTAGTTGAGCCTGCCGATAACTGCGGTGATTTCGAAAAGAACTTAAAGCTCTTTTTAGATGAAAGTACCGACACGGTATACGAAGCAAGCCCCGCTAGATGGAAAGCCGTGGGTAGTGCCGCTAGAGAATGCCCAAATTGTAGAAGTCACGGTAAACCTAAAATGGCTTATGCAACTGAGGAGCACGCGGACGAAATTGCGAGTGAATTAGGCAATGGGCTGTCGTCGTATGAGTGTCCAGACGGTTATGGTTGGCATTTGACTGGGAAATCACAAAGCAATGTTGGATTCAATAAATCCAACGCAATTTCAGTCCTAGACAGAAATGTAGAGAATGACAGCTTGTTATTGGATCGTTTACCTGACCACGACTATTTGGTTATTCGTCCAAACACATACCAGTTAAAGTGTCAGATTAATGCATTACAAAGCTTACAAGACACCCCTTCTATTCACCATCTTCCGCTATTGAGGCTGTTTGAAGGCAAGGATCATGCTAAATGGCCGAATGTTCCTTATGATGAGCACTTATTTAACGATGACTACTACGTTCTTACCGATGGAGCAAGAGAGGGAACATCTCAGCAGCGTGAGTTTGTAAATATTGCACTCAATACACCAGACTTTGCCTTCCTTGAAGGCCCCCCAGGATCTGGCAAAACTACAGCCATTTGCGAACTGATTCTTCAATTAATAAAGCGAGGTAAGCGGATCTTACTTTGTGCATCAACACACGTTGCTGTTGACAATGTTCTTGAGCGAATGATGTCTGAAGAAAATATTTATCGCGACATGGTGTTACCTGTACGGATTGGAGATAAATCAAGCGTTTCTCAAAAGGCAAAGCCATGGCAATTGGAAGAGTTTGTTAAAACTGAACGCACAAGATTGCTAAAACATCTTCAGCAACAACCGCACATTTCAGTTAGTCAGAAGTTACTTAAAAGTAAGGTCGGTGAAGGTAAACATATTGTTGAGCGTCTTGTTCTTGAAGCGGCGAATTTAGTTTGCGGGACAACTATTGGTTTGCTTCAGCACCCTGATATCAAAAATAAACAATCAACATCGCCAATCTTCGATGTGATGATTATTGATGAAGCATCAAAAACAACTTTTCAAGAGTTTTTGGTGCCAGCGGTACTTGCCAAGCGTTGGATCATGGTGGGAGACCCAAAACAGCTTTCACCTTATGTTGATGATGAAGCTACCGAAGTAAATTTGCAGCCATGTTTACAGGATAGTTATCAGCGAGAAGCATGCGCAGATATTTTCTCTGCTCGACAAATCAATATTCAGAAACGAGAAGTATCCTTGGTTTGCACTGACGATGAAAAGACAATTGAATTTTATCATCAGCAAGCAAAGGCCAAAAATGTATTGGTCGCATCATCTAAAGGTCCGAAGACAGATCTCCCTTACGCATCAGTAGTCCTTGGTTCGTCAGCGTTCATCGCTCAGAATGCTAATCACCTTCCCCTGGATATGACGACCATAAGGGGGCTGCCTGCGTTACCGAAAAAGTTAGAAATGCGACTTTCAGCGCATTCGAGATTAACTCGTACAAAAATCAAGACCGAGTCCGATAGCTGGGAATCCCAGTTAGCGTGGCGACTGGCTCGTATGTACGAACAGCGCCTAAATACAGAATCTAACGGAAGTTCTAAAACTGTTAATAAGTTAGAGGAAGATATCAAAGCGCTACTACCATTTGACTCAGAAAAAGATACGTTCACTGCAATAGACAGGGTACGTAGGATCGCACTGCCTTCTATCCTTGAATCACTGCAAGTTGGATTTGAACGAACAGAGTATCAGAAACAAGGCACCGCTCTGTCTGATGGACTTCCAGCCAGTGTTTTGGAACAACGACAAATACGGCTTAGTTACCAGCACAGAATGCATCCAGACATTGCCGAGTTTTCCCGAGTACATATATACCATGAAAAAGCACTGCAAAGTCCTGATGGCCAAGCTGAAAAGCGGGACTGGGGATACCGAAGCGGCTCACATCGTTGTATATGGCACGATGTTAAAGGTCGAAAAGGCAAAGAAGGTGAAATCACCGCTGAAGTAGAAGAAATATTAAAAGAATTAAGTCGCTTTGATTCTTGGGCAAAATCAAACCCAAATGTTGAGAAAAACCAACAAAAGCCTTGGGAAGTTGCTGTTTTGGCATTCTATCGGGCTCAAGAGCGAGCTATACGTCGAGCTTTACGAAAGTGGACGGGAAATCATCACGGAGTAAGGCATTTCTATCGAGGTGAAAAATCCTCACCGTATATTGATATTCAGATATGTACCGTAGACCGTTTTCAGGGGCATGAGGCTGATTTTGTCATGCTTAGTTTCGCAAATAACCATCCCACGAGTTTTCTTGAAAGCCCAAATCGCTTGAATGTGGCAATTACGAGGGCCAAGCATCAGCTCATTGTGTACGGAAACCGCCCTGCAATGCAAAAGGCATCGGGTGTGTTAGGTACTTTTGCCAGCAATTCTTACTGGTCTACAACAATCGAGACTGAATCACAGGAGGCACTATGA
- a CDS encoding phospholipase D-like domain-containing protein, protein MNLIEKFTKTETKIVDQSNTKLPPVLLPVLPKQVSDPQPINSSLFCNELQSRVVELIDNAEHSVILSTFLLADENVESAVLKAAKRKVRVYILLACETRLDGDVPDDDFGKKCLVQHKEMLNKLSGHVHFASAPHFHAKAVVIDALHETGNAKGLLLTANLTEEALLRNEELGVALSRHQIAEIVNVFRWAIFESAQHHMTSRGEFSAYKSPGNVRYPRELAEILVTSSEDARIREHALALINQAENELIISSFGWQEDHQLVKAICERAKSGLKVTILSRQRPAAMPALLAMKQAGASVMCFKWLHAKAIVVDGMHGMVMSANFQAHGMDQGFELGVKLTGTQVKELMNCLDMFLTNSHNELSIDMSLGMISGGFEAWENNTFKRYSVSEVDIVELSPIKADCLSDMDKHPKIPNANWREKTSHKIEYKWRIEPPVITNASPEYFKPLTAKDETSKKQDSGSPRESYEPKVVRLTKKQLAITVRQEYELAMAKRLKQSELPNARIVLEA, encoded by the coding sequence ATGAATCTAATTGAAAAGTTTACTAAGACTGAAACTAAGATTGTTGATCAATCAAATACCAAGTTGCCCCCTGTGCTTTTGCCTGTTTTACCTAAACAGGTATCTGATCCGCAACCTATTAATAGCTCTTTGTTCTGCAATGAGCTGCAATCAAGAGTTGTCGAATTAATCGATAATGCTGAGCACTCGGTTATTCTTAGTACGTTTTTACTTGCTGATGAGAATGTCGAATCTGCTGTCCTAAAAGCTGCAAAGCGCAAAGTTCGTGTGTACATACTATTGGCATGTGAGACTCGTCTTGATGGCGATGTGCCTGACGATGACTTTGGTAAGAAGTGTCTTGTGCAGCATAAGGAAATGTTAAACAAATTGTCTGGACATGTTCACTTTGCATCTGCGCCGCATTTCCACGCAAAAGCCGTTGTTATAGACGCATTACATGAAACTGGTAATGCTAAAGGGTTGCTTTTAACGGCAAACCTTACAGAAGAAGCACTTTTACGAAATGAAGAGCTGGGGGTCGCGCTTTCACGCCATCAAATAGCTGAGATCGTGAATGTGTTCCGTTGGGCAATCTTCGAGAGTGCGCAGCACCATATGACAAGCCGTGGTGAATTCTCAGCATATAAGTCGCCGGGCAATGTCAGATATCCAAGGGAATTAGCTGAAATACTGGTCACATCGAGTGAAGACGCTCGAATTAGGGAACACGCATTAGCGTTGATAAATCAAGCGGAAAATGAACTCATCATATCGAGTTTTGGATGGCAAGAGGACCATCAGCTTGTAAAAGCAATATGTGAACGTGCGAAGTCGGGGCTAAAAGTCACCATTCTATCTCGCCAAAGACCCGCAGCCATGCCAGCGTTGTTGGCTATGAAACAGGCTGGTGCATCGGTGATGTGTTTTAAATGGCTACATGCCAAAGCGATTGTAGTAGATGGAATGCATGGCATGGTGATGTCGGCCAATTTTCAAGCGCATGGTATGGATCAAGGCTTTGAGTTAGGCGTAAAACTCACCGGTACTCAGGTAAAAGAGCTGATGAACTGCTTAGATATGTTTTTAACTAATAGCCACAATGAATTGAGCATCGACATGAGTCTAGGGATGATTTCTGGTGGTTTTGAAGCTTGGGAAAATAATACATTCAAGAGGTACTCAGTCAGCGAAGTAGACATTGTTGAGTTATCACCTATAAAAGCAGATTGTTTGTCTGATATGGATAAGCACCCAAAAATACCCAATGCAAACTGGCGGGAAAAAACATCGCACAAGATTGAGTATAAATGGCGTATAGAGCCGCCAGTTATCACTAACGCCAGTCCAGAGTATTTCAAACCTTTAACGGCTAAGGATGAAACTTCTAAGAAGCAGGATTCAGGATCGCCTAGAGAGAGTTATGAGCCAAAGGTTGTTCGACTGACAAAAAAACAGTTAGCTATTACAGTTCGTCAAGAATACGAACTTGCCATGGCAAAAAGGCTGAAGCAAAGTGAATTGCCAAACGCCCGAATTGTATTGGAGGCGTAA
- a CDS encoding sigma-54-dependent transcriptional regulator: MDNKNTLLCWHSKRAGVEVLDEALKRLKNRKVYVGKVIVLTQSAGDNSLYKEHEFGDIQITFRTVAIENPADHNEIYHAIESEIIPELKLEQNLHINVSPGTPAMHAVWLILHARGHFPRETILWSSQYNPDTKRTSIAKVDFSVNTYLAEISAISSSEGGYALYDLDPKSKARQDALQTLKQFSCVPKAPLLVLGERGTGKTRLIETVVGKVKQKQVVTLACGGLDSQVVDSMLFGHVKGAFTGAEKDRNGLLKEANGKVLFLDEIQDLPTSVQRKLVRVLQDNHHSFRPVGSDTEEASDFELVCASNKSLEQLATILDADFFDRVSMLTITIPPLRACREDILSDWQRIWQEVNVNPNLPAEAPVSNELIQFFNSAYLPGNLRDLKKLAYMSCAFLSSQTTESAISSSLAALGEPVIQEDSPDTRFAFGDLSKTTKDELTKAFHKEFATAAKKQFGTWVKAAEALKVDQKTLQKYMRDN; encoded by the coding sequence TTGGATAACAAAAACACACTGCTTTGTTGGCACTCAAAAAGAGCTGGGGTTGAGGTATTAGACGAAGCGTTAAAGCGGCTTAAGAATCGTAAAGTTTATGTTGGCAAAGTAATTGTTCTTACTCAGTCAGCTGGGGATAACAGTCTGTACAAAGAGCATGAATTTGGCGATATACAGATTACCTTTCGAACTGTAGCTATCGAGAACCCAGCTGATCACAACGAAATTTATCACGCAATAGAGTCTGAGATTATTCCAGAGCTAAAGCTTGAACAGAATCTTCATATCAATGTATCGCCGGGAACTCCGGCGATGCATGCGGTTTGGTTGATTCTTCATGCTCGGGGGCATTTTCCACGCGAAACAATCCTCTGGTCATCACAATATAACCCCGATACCAAAAGAACCAGCATTGCCAAAGTTGATTTCAGTGTAAATACGTATTTGGCAGAGATCTCTGCTATTTCAAGTTCAGAGGGCGGTTACGCCCTTTACGATTTAGACCCTAAATCAAAAGCAAGGCAGGATGCATTACAAACGTTAAAGCAGTTCTCTTGTGTTCCCAAAGCTCCGTTACTTGTACTGGGTGAACGTGGTACAGGGAAAACGAGGCTAATTGAAACCGTTGTCGGTAAGGTAAAGCAAAAGCAGGTTGTTACGCTTGCATGTGGAGGACTAGATTCTCAAGTGGTTGATAGTATGTTGTTTGGCCACGTAAAAGGTGCCTTCACTGGGGCGGAAAAGGATCGCAATGGACTTTTGAAAGAAGCAAATGGAAAAGTTTTGTTTTTGGATGAGATTCAAGATTTACCAACTTCGGTTCAGCGAAAGCTGGTTCGAGTGCTTCAAGATAACCATCACAGTTTTCGCCCTGTTGGAAGTGACACTGAGGAAGCATCTGACTTCGAGCTAGTTTGTGCGAGTAATAAATCACTTGAGCAATTGGCAACGATACTCGATGCTGATTTCTTTGATCGTGTATCCATGCTCACAATAACAATACCTCCACTTCGTGCATGCAGAGAAGATATTCTGTCGGATTGGCAAAGAATCTGGCAGGAAGTTAATGTTAACCCCAATCTGCCTGCGGAAGCTCCGGTGTCAAATGAATTAATCCAGTTTTTTAACTCGGCATATTTACCAGGTAACTTACGTGACCTAAAAAAACTGGCATACATGTCTTGTGCGTTTTTGAGCTCTCAAACTACAGAGTCGGCAATCTCTAGCTCATTAGCTGCGTTGGGCGAGCCTGTTATCCAGGAAGATAGTCCTGACACAAGGTTTGCATTTGGTGATTTATCCAAGACAACTAAGGATGAGTTAACGAAAGCGTTTCATAAGGAATTTGCAACAGCTGCCAAAAAGCAATTCGGTACATGGGTTAAAGCCGCGGAAGCATTGAAGGTGGATCAAAAAACTTTGCAAAAGTATATGAGAGACAATTGA